The Bacteroidota bacterium genomic interval TGATCGAGGACACGAAGCGCGTCGCGCTCCCCTCCGACCGGAGGATCATTCATGTGATCCCCCAGGAATTCATCATCGACGGGCAGGACGGCGTGTGCGATCCCGTGGGCATGTCGGGCGTACGGCTCGAAGCGAACGTCCATATTATCACCGGCCTCGTGACGGCGGCGCAGAATATCTACAAGTGCGTGCAGCGCGCCGGGCTCCAGATCCGCGACATGGTGCTGGAGCCGCTGGCATCGAGCTACGCCGTGCTGGAAGAGGAGGAGGAGGAAGTCGGCATCGCCCTTCTCGACGTCGGCGGCGGAACGACCGACCTCGCGGTCTTTGAAGACAGGACAATCCGGCATACGGCCGTCATTCCGGTGGCGGGCAACCAGGTCACCAACGATATCAGGAAGGGGCTCGGGGTCCTCACCGAGCAGGCGGAGAAATTGAAGTGCCTGCACGGGTTCGCGTATGCGGCGAGCGTCGTCGACGACGAGCCGATCACGATTCCCGGCATCGGCGGACGCCCGCCGCTTGAAATCGACAAGCGGCTCCTTGCACAAATCATCCAGCCGAGGATGGAAGAGATCTTTGAGATTGCGGCGATGGAAATCAAACGCTCCGGCTATTCGCGCCATCTTGCCGCGGGCGTGGTCTTGACAGGAGGGGGCGCGCTCATTAAGGGAGCCTCGGAGCTGGCGCGCGAGGTGCTGGGAATGCCGGTGAAGCTCGGCATACCGGGGGGGTTCAATGCGGGGCTCGTCCGGGAAATCGAAAACCCGATCTACGCGACGTGCGTGGGCCTGGTGCTTCACGGGCTCCGGAACAAGGAAACGACTCCGCTTCATTTCGACAACGGGCAAAACGGAAGCGGCTCGGTCAAGAAAATCCTCTTCAAGATGAAAAGCTGGTTCGACGAATTGTAACCGATTGTAAAATAAACAGACGCATTAAATCAAATCACATATAATAAACACTCACTCACTAACATAAGGAGATACACTAGTGATAGAGCTCGATAATTACTTCGACCACGGAGCAAAGATCC includes:
- the ftsA gene encoding cell division protein FtsA, which produces MDNEIIVGLDIGTTKVCSVVASADEGGRFNVLGVGRSPSDGLTRGVVTNIDKTVRSIQSAVAEAESRSGIKIQSVIVGIAGDHIQSFQSRGVIAISRPENEITQADVHRLIEDTKRVALPSDRRIIHVIPQEFIIDGQDGVCDPVGMSGVRLEANVHIITGLVTAAQNIYKCVQRAGLQIRDMVLEPLASSYAVLEEEEEEVGIALLDVGGGTTDLAVFEDRTIRHTAVIPVAGNQVTNDIRKGLGVLTEQAEKLKCLHGFAYAASVVDDEPITIPGIGGRPPLEIDKRLLAQIIQPRMEEIFEIAAMEIKRSGYSRHLAAGVVLTGGGALIKGASELAREVLGMPVKLGIPGGFNAGLVREIENPIYATCVGLVLHGLRNKETTPLHFDNGQNGSGSVKKILFKMKSWFDEL